Proteins from a single region of Flavobacterium sp. K5-23:
- a CDS encoding pentapeptide repeat-containing protein, whose product MSEYNLDLQYNNVTYGEQEINHKEFEACVFNNCDFSQCNFIAVTFIDCTFNNCNFDTSKINHVALRTVYFNGCKMKDVNFSMCDKLIFEIHFKECNLDFSKFYTLKLKGTTFMDCSLVAVDFMSTDLTEAIFDNCDLYRAEFEKAIANKADFRTSYNYTIDPQKTKLKKAQFSISGIKGLLSKHDIIVE is encoded by the coding sequence ATGTCAGAATACAATCTTGACTTACAATATAACAATGTCACCTATGGTGAACAAGAAATTAATCATAAGGAGTTTGAGGCTTGTGTTTTTAATAATTGTGATTTCTCACAATGTAATTTTATAGCGGTCACTTTTATCGATTGTACCTTTAATAATTGTAATTTCGATACTTCTAAGATAAACCACGTTGCCCTTAGAACCGTATATTTCAATGGTTGCAAGATGAAAGACGTCAATTTTTCCATGTGCGACAAATTGATTTTTGAGATTCATTTTAAAGAGTGTAATTTAGATTTCTCCAAGTTTTACACCTTAAAGTTAAAAGGAACCACCTTTATGGATTGCAGTCTAGTGGCTGTTGATTTTATGAGTACCGACTTGACCGAGGCTATTTTTGATAATTGTGATTTATACCGCGCTGAATTTGAAAAAGCGATTGCCAATAAAGCCGATTTTAGAACCAGTTACAACTATACCATAGATCCACAAAAAACAAAACTCAAAAAAGCACAGTTTTCTATTAGCGGAATAAAAGGATTACTGTCTAAACACGATATTATTGTGGAATAA
- a CDS encoding GNAT family N-acetyltransferase, whose translation MITITQATANDYKTIQEIAYKTWPETYGAILSKVQLDFMLNAFYSEDALRDNVETKGHHFLLAKENDVVLGFAAYEHNYQDNNRTRIHKIYILPQTQGKGVGKTLIEYIEKIAVENHSAALSLNVNRFNKALTFYQKIGFEIISEENISIGHGYLMEDYVMEKPL comes from the coding sequence ATGATAACAATTACCCAAGCAACAGCAAACGATTACAAAACCATTCAGGAAATTGCCTATAAAACATGGCCAGAAACGTATGGCGCTATCCTGTCTAAGGTTCAATTAGACTTCATGTTGAATGCCTTTTATTCTGAAGACGCTTTAAGAGATAATGTAGAAACTAAAGGACATCATTTTTTGTTGGCCAAGGAAAACGATGTTGTTTTGGGTTTTGCAGCTTATGAGCACAATTATCAGGATAATAACAGAACCCGAATCCACAAAATATACATCTTGCCACAAACTCAAGGCAAGGGAGTTGGAAAAACGCTTATTGAATACATAGAAAAAATTGCTGTAGAAAACCATTCTGCGGCACTTTCTTTAAACGTTAACCGATTCAATAAAGCACTTACTTTCTACCAAAAAATAGGATTCGAAATCATATCTGAAGAAAACATATCGATTGGTCACGGTTATTTAATGGAAGATTATGTGATGGAAAAACCATTGTAG
- a CDS encoding tRNA-(ms[2]io[6]A)-hydroxylase yields the protein MSVLRLKLPTDPRWVNIVEKNIEEILTDHAWCEQKAATNAITIITHNSEHQDLVKDLLALAKEEIEHFDMVHNIIIKRGLKLGRERKDDYVNELYLYMKKNGNGGRVSSLVERLLFSAMIEARSCERFKVLSENIQDEELSVFYRDLMESEAGHYTTFITYARKYGTGIDVEKRWREWIDFEASIIANYGKSETIHG from the coding sequence ATGTCTGTACTAAGATTAAAATTACCAACCGACCCAAGATGGGTGAATATAGTTGAGAAAAACATTGAGGAAATCTTGACGGATCACGCTTGGTGCGAACAAAAAGCGGCTACTAACGCCATTACAATCATTACCCATAATTCAGAACATCAAGATCTTGTTAAGGATTTGTTGGCATTGGCCAAAGAAGAAATCGAACACTTTGATATGGTGCACAACATTATTATCAAACGAGGATTAAAGCTGGGTCGCGAACGCAAAGACGATTATGTAAACGAATTGTATTTGTATATGAAGAAAAACGGTAACGGAGGCAGAGTGTCTAGTTTGGTTGAGCGATTGCTGTTTTCGGCAATGATTGAAGCCAGAAGTTGTGAGCGTTTTAAAGTGCTTTCAGAAAACATACAAGATGAGGAATTATCTGTTTTTTATAGGGACTTAATGGAAAGTGAAGCAGGACACTATACGACATTCATTACCTATGCTAGAAAATACGGAACTGGAATCGACGTGGAAAAACGTTGGAGAGAATGGATTGATTTTGAAGCTTCCATTATTGCCAATTACGGTAAAAGCGAAACGATACACGGGTAG
- the glyA gene encoding serine hydroxymethyltransferase gives MQRDEQIFDLILEEQERQIHGLELIASENFVSDDVLEAAGSVLTNKYAEGYPGKRYYGGCEVVDIVEQIAIDRAKELFGAAYANVQPHSGSQANTAVLSACLQPGDKILGFDLSHGGHLTHGSPVNFSGKLYNPVFYGVDQETGMLNYDKIQEIATKEQPKLIIAGASAYSRDMDFARFRVIADSVGAILMADIAHPAGLIAKGLMNDPMPHCHVVTTTTHKTLRGPRGGMIMMGKDFENPWGLKTPKGDIRMMSHVLDMSVFPGNQGGPLMHIIAAKAVAFGEALKDEFFTYALQLQKNANAMAEAFVKRGYNIISGGTDNHMMLIDLRNKNISGKEAENALVKAEITVNKNMVPFDDKSPFVTSGIRIGTPAITTRGLVEEDMETIVALIDRVLMNHTDEDIIEEVANEVNEMMSERAIFVF, from the coding sequence ATGCAACGCGACGAACAAATTTTTGACCTTATTCTAGAAGAACAAGAAAGACAAATACACGGATTGGAACTTATTGCCTCAGAGAACTTTGTAAGTGATGATGTATTAGAAGCTGCCGGTTCAGTATTAACTAATAAATATGCTGAAGGATATCCTGGAAAAAGATATTACGGAGGTTGTGAAGTAGTGGATATTGTAGAACAAATTGCTATAGATAGAGCAAAGGAGTTGTTTGGAGCTGCTTATGCTAACGTGCAACCACATTCAGGTTCACAAGCTAATACTGCGGTTTTATCAGCTTGTTTACAGCCAGGTGATAAAATTTTAGGTTTTGATCTTTCTCATGGTGGTCACTTGACTCACGGTTCACCAGTAAACTTTTCAGGAAAATTATACAATCCAGTTTTTTATGGTGTTGACCAAGAAACAGGAATGTTAAACTATGATAAAATTCAAGAAATTGCTACTAAAGAGCAACCAAAATTAATTATTGCAGGAGCTTCGGCTTATTCTCGTGATATGGATTTTGCTCGTTTTAGAGTAATTGCTGACAGCGTAGGAGCAATCCTAATGGCTGATATTGCACATCCTGCAGGTTTAATTGCTAAAGGATTAATGAATGACCCAATGCCTCATTGTCACGTTGTAACAACAACAACTCACAAGACTTTAAGAGGACCAAGAGGTGGAATGATCATGATGGGTAAAGATTTTGAAAACCCATGGGGATTGAAAACGCCAAAAGGGGATATTAGAATGATGTCTCATGTTTTAGACATGTCCGTTTTCCCTGGAAATCAAGGAGGACCTTTAATGCATATCATCGCAGCAAAAGCAGTAGCTTTTGGTGAAGCATTGAAAGACGAATTCTTTACTTATGCCTTACAATTACAAAAAAATGCTAATGCTATGGCAGAAGCTTTTGTAAAAAGAGGATATAACATCATCTCTGGAGGAACAGACAATCATATGATGTTGATTGACTTAAGAAACAAAAATATTTCTGGTAAAGAAGCTGAAAATGCTTTGGTTAAAGCGGAGATTACTGTAAATAAAAACATGGTTCCTTTTGATGATAAATCACCATTTGTAACTTCTGGAATCCGTATTGGAACACCAGCGATTACAACACGTGGATTAGTTGAAGAAGACATGGAAACTATCGTTGCTTTAATTGACAGGGTTTTAATGAACCATACTGACGAAGATATCATCGAAGAAGTAGCTAATGAAGTGAACGAAATGATGAGCGAAAGAGCAATCTTTGTTTTTTAA
- the fahA gene encoding fumarylacetoacetase produces MSITANDTNRKSWLQVPENSDFPIQNIPFGVFLTKEDVVTVGTRIGDSAIDLGALQQLNYFKGIELTDDMFMQDTLNDFISDGQKTWRLVRNRIADLFDAKNPELRDNAKHRDIIIFNMADVEMQLPVLIGDYTDFYSSKEHATNVGTMFRDPDNALLPNWLHIPVGYHGRSSSIVPSGIPIHRPMGQTLPNGETQPVFGPSKLVDFELETAFITTDVNIMGESIPVGETEQYIFGMVLLNDWSARDIQKWEYVPLGPFLAKNFASSISPWIVTMDALQPFKTSGPEQVPTPLPYLQQTGDHSFDINLEVAIQPENAEATVISNSNFKYMYWTMSQQLAHHTSNGCRVNSGDMMGSGTISGPTPNSYGSMLELTWGGKNPIKLSDGTERKFINDGDTVIMKGHCKNDEVRIGFGEVSSKLLPPFVRK; encoded by the coding sequence ATGTCAATAACAGCCAACGATACAAATAGAAAATCCTGGTTACAAGTACCAGAAAATAGTGATTTCCCAATTCAGAATATTCCTTTCGGTGTTTTTTTAACTAAAGAAGACGTTGTAACAGTAGGAACACGAATTGGTGATTCAGCAATAGATCTTGGGGCTTTACAGCAATTAAACTACTTTAAAGGTATCGAATTGACTGACGATATGTTCATGCAAGATACATTGAATGATTTTATCTCTGATGGTCAAAAAACATGGAGATTAGTGAGAAACCGTATTGCAGATTTATTTGATGCTAAAAATCCAGAATTAAGAGATAATGCAAAACATCGTGATATTATTATCTTTAATATGGCGGATGTAGAAATGCAGTTGCCAGTATTAATTGGTGATTACACTGATTTTTATTCGAGTAAAGAACACGCAACAAATGTAGGTACAATGTTCCGTGACCCTGACAATGCATTATTACCTAACTGGTTACACATTCCAGTAGGTTATCACGGAAGAAGTTCATCAATTGTTCCTTCAGGTATTCCTATTCACAGACCTATGGGTCAAACTTTACCAAACGGTGAAACACAACCTGTTTTCGGACCTTCGAAATTAGTTGATTTCGAACTGGAAACTGCTTTTATCACCACGGATGTAAATATCATGGGAGAAAGTATTCCTGTAGGTGAAACAGAACAATATATCTTTGGAATGGTTTTATTAAACGACTGGAGCGCAAGAGACATCCAAAAGTGGGAATATGTGCCACTAGGACCGTTTTTAGCTAAAAACTTTGCGTCTTCAATTTCTCCATGGATTGTTACTATGGATGCCTTACAGCCTTTTAAAACTAGCGGACCTGAGCAAGTACCAACACCTCTGCCTTACTTACAACAAACAGGTGACCACTCATTCGATATTAATCTAGAAGTGGCTATCCAACCTGAAAATGCTGAAGCAACAGTAATTTCAAATTCGAACTTTAAATACATGTATTGGACAATGAGCCAGCAACTAGCACATCATACCTCTAACGGTTGTCGAGTTAATTCAGGTGATATGATGGGTTCAGGAACTATTTCAGGTCCTACTCCTAACAGTTACGGTTCGATGTTAGAATTGACTTGGGGAGGAAAAAATCCAATCAAATTAAGTGACGGTACGGAGCGTAAATTCATCAACGATGGAGATACAGTAATTATGAAAGGACATTGTAAAAATGACGAAGTGCGTATTGGTTTTGGTGAAGTTTCCTCAAAATTATTACCACCATTCGTAAGGAAATAA
- the fsa gene encoding fructose-6-phosphate aldolase, whose translation MKFFIDTANLAQIKEAQALGVLDGVTTNPSLMAKEGITGKNNIMKHYVDICNLVDGDVSAEVNALDYDGMVKEGEELADLHDQIVVKLPMTKEGVMAAKYFSDKGIKTNVTLVFSAGQALLAAKAGATYVSPFIGRLDDVSTDGLALIEEIRLIYDNYGYETQILAASVRHTMHIVNCAKIGADVMTGPLSAIYGLLKHPLTDIGLAQFVADFEKGNK comes from the coding sequence ATGAAATTTTTTATTGATACAGCTAATTTAGCTCAGATTAAAGAGGCGCAGGCGTTAGGAGTTTTGGACGGAGTGACTACAAATCCATCATTGATGGCTAAGGAAGGAATCACCGGAAAAAATAATATTATGAAGCATTATGTTGACATTTGCAATCTTGTTGACGGAGATGTAAGTGCCGAGGTGAATGCACTTGATTATGACGGAATGGTTAAAGAAGGGGAAGAATTAGCTGATTTACACGATCAAATTGTGGTGAAATTACCTATGACTAAAGAAGGAGTTATGGCGGCGAAATACTTTTCGGATAAAGGAATCAAGACTAATGTAACTTTAGTGTTTTCGGCAGGTCAGGCATTATTAGCGGCTAAGGCTGGAGCTACTTATGTTTCTCCATTTATTGGTCGTCTTGATGATGTTTCTACAGATGGTTTGGCTCTAATTGAGGAAATCAGATTGATTTATGATAATTACGGTTATGAGACTCAAATTCTTGCAGCTTCAGTACGTCACACGATGCATATTGTAAACTGTGCTAAAATAGGTGCTGATGTAATGACAGGACCACTTTCGGCAATTTATGGTTTGTTGAAACACCCATTGACTGATATCGGTTTGGCTCAGTTTGTAGCTGATTTCGAAAAAGGAAACAAATAA
- a CDS encoding SDR family oxidoreductase, which translates to MNKVVLITGGSSGIGKSIGEFLHQKGFVVYGTSRNPERVLNSVFPLVALDVRDAVSIQAAVAKIVAISGRLDIVINNAGVGITGPLEEIPTQEIKNNFETNFFGPIEVMKAVLPQMREQKSGLIINVTSIAGYMGLPYRSVYSASKGALELITEALRMEVKSFGIHITNVAPGDFATNIASGRFHAPVIAGSAYEKVYGDTLKTMDEHVDSGSNPNEMAEAVYRIIQSPTPKIHYKVGAFMQKFSIVLKRILPDKVYEKMLMNHYKL; encoded by the coding sequence ATGAATAAAGTCGTTTTAATTACAGGAGGTTCCTCAGGAATAGGAAAATCTATTGGGGAGTTTTTACATCAAAAAGGTTTTGTTGTTTATGGTACAAGTCGGAATCCAGAACGGGTATTGAACTCTGTTTTTCCTCTAGTGGCTTTAGATGTTCGGGATGCAGTGTCAATTCAGGCGGCTGTCGCCAAAATAGTTGCGATTTCAGGTAGATTAGATATTGTAATTAATAATGCAGGAGTAGGTATTACAGGACCCTTGGAAGAAATCCCGACTCAGGAAATAAAAAATAATTTTGAAACCAACTTCTTCGGGCCAATAGAAGTGATGAAAGCAGTATTGCCGCAAATGCGGGAGCAAAAATCGGGTTTAATAATCAATGTTACTTCTATTGCGGGTTATATGGGATTGCCATATCGAAGTGTTTATTCGGCTTCTAAGGGAGCTTTAGAATTGATAACGGAAGCATTGCGAATGGAAGTGAAGTCCTTTGGGATTCACATTACTAATGTGGCTCCGGGTGATTTTGCCACAAACATAGCTTCGGGACGTTTTCACGCGCCTGTAATTGCTGGTTCGGCTTATGAAAAAGTATATGGGGATACATTGAAAACAATGGATGAACATGTGGATAGCGGAAGTAATCCAAATGAAATGGCTGAAGCGGTTTATCGTATTATCCAATCTCCTACTCCAAAAATTCATTATAAAGTAGGTGCTTTTATGCAAAAGTTTTCAATCGTGTTAAAACGCATTCTTCCGGATAAAGTGTACGAAAAAATGTTGATGAACCATTATAAATTATAA
- a CDS encoding glutaminyl-peptide cyclotransferase has product MKNYNLLSIILLGISISNCGDTKKGENSIFTFDNTKIKELYKPEEALSLEIMNPNSKSIDSTIYYVNDIKVGVTKGLDKFSFELKDQKLGYQNLKALVYFDGENSEATTRTELVSNVQPKLLKYTIVNTYPHDIEAYTQGLEFYRDTLYEGTGNGSGPSGKRGVSSLRKIDYKTGKVFKKTELSEQFFGEGITILNNKVYQLTWQNNEGYVYNADTFKKEKTLPYYQTMEGWGLTNDGTNLYMTDSSESIHILDPQTFKPVGLINVYSYETKIKGVNELEWIDGKIYGNVYQKDAIAIINPKSGAVEGIINLADLKDKITKLEDTDVLNGIAYNPKTKTIFVTGKNWDKLFEIKISE; this is encoded by the coding sequence ATGAAAAATTATAACTTACTATCTATCATTTTATTAGGAATTTCAATTTCTAATTGTGGTGATACAAAAAAAGGTGAAAATTCCATATTTACCTTTGATAACACTAAAATTAAAGAACTATATAAGCCTGAGGAAGCACTTTCTTTAGAAATTATGAACCCTAATTCTAAATCTATTGATAGCACTATCTATTATGTAAACGATATTAAAGTTGGAGTCACTAAAGGTCTCGATAAATTTTCATTCGAACTAAAAGATCAAAAATTAGGGTACCAAAACCTTAAAGCTCTTGTTTATTTTGATGGAGAAAACTCAGAAGCCACAACTAGAACCGAATTGGTTTCAAACGTGCAACCCAAATTATTGAAATACACCATTGTCAATACGTATCCTCACGATATTGAAGCTTACACCCAAGGTTTAGAGTTTTACAGAGACACTCTATATGAAGGAACAGGTAACGGAAGCGGGCCATCGGGAAAAAGAGGCGTTTCTAGCTTAAGAAAAATAGATTATAAAACCGGTAAAGTATTTAAAAAAACAGAACTATCCGAACAGTTTTTTGGAGAAGGAATTACTATTCTAAACAATAAAGTGTACCAACTTACTTGGCAAAACAATGAAGGATACGTTTATAATGCGGATACCTTTAAAAAAGAAAAAACATTGCCTTATTACCAAACAATGGAAGGCTGGGGATTAACTAATGACGGTACTAACTTATATATGACAGACAGTTCAGAATCCATACATATATTAGACCCACAAACATTCAAACCTGTTGGACTCATCAACGTTTACTCCTATGAAACAAAAATAAAAGGGGTAAATGAATTAGAATGGATTGACGGTAAAATTTATGGCAATGTATATCAAAAAGACGCTATTGCCATTATCAATCCTAAAAGTGGTGCAGTTGAAGGAATTATTAATCTTGCAGATTTAAAGGACAAGATTACTAAACTGGAGGACACTGATGTATTAAACGGAATCGCATACAACCCTAAGACTAAAACCATTTTTGTAACAGGGAAAAACTGGGACAAACTATTTGAAATAAAAATTTCAGAATAA
- the hutI gene encoding imidazolonepropionase has translation MTTLLINIKELLQVRDASISKVSGAEMAVLPTIKNAYLLLENDLISDFGTMDNLPEYKADKVIDAVGKIVLPSWCDSHTHIVYAGNREQEFVDRINGLSYEEIANRGGGILNSAKRLNESSEEEIYNQSKARLEEVMRLGTGAVEIKSGYGLTFEGELKMLRVIKQLANNYPITIKATFLGAHAFPLEYKENRKVYIDLLINEILPEIAKNKLADYIDAFCETGYFSVAETEQIMEAGKKYGLIPKIHVNQFNSIGGVQAGIKYNALSVDHLEVMRPEDIEALKNTDTMPVALPSCSYFLSIPYTPAREMIAAGLPLALATDFNPGSTPSGNMNFVVATACIKMKMTPEEAINAATINGAYAMGISNTHGSITKGKKANFIITKPIPSYYQLPYSFGSNLIDSVFIDGEIFI, from the coding sequence ATGACAACACTACTTATAAACATCAAGGAATTACTCCAAGTTAGAGACGCTTCTATATCTAAAGTTTCAGGAGCCGAAATGGCTGTTCTTCCTACAATCAAAAATGCCTATTTACTTTTAGAAAATGATTTGATTTCTGATTTTGGTACAATGGATAATTTACCAGAATACAAAGCAGATAAAGTTATAGATGCTGTTGGGAAAATAGTATTGCCTAGCTGGTGCGACAGTCATACCCATATCGTTTATGCGGGTAATAGGGAACAGGAATTTGTAGATAGAATAAACGGCCTTTCTTATGAAGAAATAGCTAACCGAGGTGGCGGTATACTAAATTCGGCTAAAAGACTAAATGAGTCTTCTGAGGAAGAAATATACAATCAATCCAAAGCCAGACTGGAAGAAGTTATGCGATTAGGAACTGGTGCCGTCGAAATAAAATCAGGTTACGGGCTTACATTTGAGGGGGAACTAAAAATGCTCCGCGTTATAAAACAACTTGCTAATAATTACCCAATAACCATTAAAGCAACTTTCCTGGGTGCTCACGCCTTCCCTTTAGAATATAAAGAAAACCGAAAAGTATATATCGATCTTTTAATTAATGAAATTCTTCCTGAAATTGCTAAAAACAAACTAGCTGATTATATTGATGCGTTTTGCGAAACGGGTTATTTTAGTGTTGCCGAAACAGAACAAATAATGGAAGCTGGAAAAAAATATGGTTTAATACCAAAAATCCATGTGAACCAATTCAATTCCATAGGTGGAGTTCAGGCAGGAATAAAATACAATGCACTGTCTGTAGATCACCTTGAAGTAATGAGACCAGAAGACATTGAGGCTTTAAAAAACACAGACACTATGCCAGTGGCGTTGCCATCTTGCTCCTACTTCTTAAGCATTCCTTATACACCGGCTAGAGAAATGATTGCAGCAGGACTTCCTTTAGCTTTGGCTACTGATTTCAATCCTGGTTCTACTCCATCAGGAAATATGAACTTCGTGGTTGCTACTGCCTGCATAAAAATGAAAATGACACCTGAAGAGGCCATCAATGCTGCAACAATAAACGGAGCCTATGCAATGGGAATTTCAAATACTCATGGAAGCATTACAAAAGGAAAGAAAGCTAATTTTATCATTACTAAACCTATTCCTTCCTATTATCAATTGCCTTATTCTTTTGGTAGTAATCTAATCGATTCTGTATTTATAGACGGTGAAATATTCATATAA